A segment of the Pseudobdellovibrionaceae bacterium genome:
GGTTTTAGCTCCACCATTGACTCCGTAAGTGCAAGCAATAAACGCCACCTTCCAGCCTTTTTTATTTACAATAGTAATGTAAGAGTCTCTTGAACCTTTGCGACGAGTTCCAGTGTAAGGCAGTCCTGCCTCTTCCAAAGCATCGATGGTGGCATCAATACCAATAAGTCCTCTGTCTGCGGCATGATTGTTAGCTGTGGACACAACATCAAATCCACCTGCTTTTAAATTTTGTGCTAAAACTGGATGAGTGTTAAATGCAGGGTAACCCGAATAAATGTATTCCTTTTCATCCCAATACACACCTGGGTCCTTACGCTGAGTCAAATCCCTAGCTACACCTCTGGCAAGTGGAGTTTCCAAATTCGCATACATAATATCCATGCCACGCACATGCTCGCCGATGTTTTGCCATAAATACGAATAGTGACTTCTTTGTTTTTGTGCTGCCATGTGGATGTACTTATGAATCAACAAGTCACCCACACCTCCAATAATCAAAGTGTCATCACTCTTTGCACACGCATCCTTAAACTCAAACGCCAAAGCAGACGTTGAGAACCCTAAAACCACAAATATAAAGGCTAATGTTTTCATACCCTAGCAAAGTGCAAAACTAAGTCCCACCCAACTAAAATATACCCCAGCCCTCTGTTCAAAACTTATACAAGTCGCCTTTTTTGTCTCTTCCCAGTAAGTTCAATTTTAAATTCAGTTTGATTTTAGATTGAGTTCTACCTTAGATTTCAACCTCAGAAGTGAGCAATGCGTATCCGACACGCGTTGGCCTGTGGGGCCGAGGGCCCCAGAGGGTAACGCGTGCCGAAGACGCTTTGCACCCGTCTCTGCTGCGTTGGAATCTAAGGTAGAACTCAATCTAAAATCAAACTGAATTTAAAATTGAACTTACTGGGAAGGGACAAAAAAGTGGGTGGTGTTAGTATTGGACGGGGTAGCCTAGGCGGTTCCATTCGATCATACCGCCTAACATGTTATACACTTTATTAAATCCTAAGGTTTGCGCATAACCTGTGGCGTGGGCAGATCTGGCTCCGCTTCTGCATATAAAAATATAGCTTTGAGTTTGATCTAGGCGCCCTAATTCCTCTTCGAGCTCGGGGCCTAGAGTGATGAGCTTTGAGTTTTCGATATGGCCAAGCTCACCTGTGAATTCGTCAGGTTGCCTGACATCAATCAAAATGAAATCTTGTGTGTCTTTAGTTTCAAAAAGGGTCTGGCAACTGATCTCTTGAATGCCTAAGGTGTCGTTGGTGATAAACATAAATACTCTTAACTTTTATTTTTTCTCAGCCGTGGCTGGGGCTTTGTTATTATTTTTTGCATCTGAAGTGGCCATGGTTTTACTGCCAGACGTAGAGGGTTTAATTTGCACCACTCTATATCCTGCAACACTGACAAGCTCTTGAATTTTGGCATCACTTAAAGACTTGCCTTTATTAAAGTAAATATAGAGGTCTTTTAAACCTTCATGGTTCACCTTAAAAACCTCAGGGCTTTCTTGCAATACGGATTTGATCTTGTAAATGCAGGCATCACACACCGCTCCCTCAATCACCACCTCTTTACTTGCAAGCTGAGAAAGGTCGGCATTTTGACGATCCACAAAATCATCATCCTCTTCATCGGCCTGAGAGACGGCTTGTGCTTGCTTTTGAGTTTTAGATTTTGGCGTCGCTTTTTTAGCGTAAGCCGCAGAAGTCCATCCAGACAGAACACCCAGAGCCAGCACTAAAAGCATCACACTTAATGAATCCCAAATTACTCTCATAAAAAGCCCTTACTTTTCACTCGTTATATCCTCAATTCACAAACTAGTACAGGTCAAAAAACTGTATTAGCAACACCTTAGCAGCCTATGTAAAAACCCACAAATACGCAGCACAAATGAGAAGACTTCAAAACTAAAACTTAGCCACAAGACCAGTCTACGCGCATCAGCTTTAGGTCAATCTGCCCCACACCCTCACCCTTATGAATTCCACCAAAGTGTCCTTCAAGTTCTAAATAATACGGGCTGAGTCGCATTGGCGAGAGCAAAGCGCCCATAGTGCCACCTAAATGCGTCTTTCCTGCCCATCTGTCCAACCCTAGAGTGATCCCCTTAGAGCTAAACATAGGCACATACGACTTCACCTGACTTTCACTTGGAGGTAACCCCACGTTAGGATCAGCATCACGCTCTAGCACTTCTATTGGAAATGCCATCCCCATCACATCGGTATCTAAATATTTAAGCGGTAGACCGTTTTTATCAAAAAAGTAGAGTGACTTAAAATATGACTGTGAGTTTAACTTTAACCAACTTGGTGCAGAAACGCCTAGCAACAGTGTTTCGTTCTCTAAATGAGGCGGATCATAAAGCGGCCCCATAAACTCAGATTCCGTGCGCCACAACAAGACATACTCTCGGCCATTAAGGTCAGACACTCTAAAACTATGAGGGTGCTTGACTAAAGCGTGCTGCCATAAAAACTGATACTGCGCCTCTGGCACTTTATCCTTTTCAAAAGCAGTGACGATCTGAGCAAGGTCCACCAAAGAGCTAGGAGCCACGTACTCCCCGTGATCTTCCACAAACAGGCTTAAAGCCACATGCTCTGCACTGTACACACGATACGCTTGGGGAAGCTTTAAGGTGAACGCATGTCTTAGAGGATAGCCCGTTTTATAACTTAGAGGCCACTGAGCTGATGGCAAACCTGGGGGACGTCCTAACAACCAACCATTTTGCCATTGTCTTCCTGAGTGTTCTTTTAAGACCTGAGCAGGAAGAGCCGCAAGATCGTAAGCCGTCTTGAGTTTGGTCTCATGTGTAAACACATCGGGATACTCAGCTTCTTTATCTCTTAAACAAAACATATCTACTTGATCTTTAAAAAAGATGATTTCAAGTTCAAAACCCGAAGGCAGAAATGCGGAGTACCGAGTGCGGCTTAATACACCCTGTTCCTTTTCCACTTGAAATTGCATATGAGAAAACTGATCTTGCACTTCATAAAGAGGCATTCCAATATGAATCCCTTCAACTGCAATATGATATGGAAATTTATTGTGAAAATGCAGCTCACCGATACGAGCGTTTTTATCCAGCCTCACCCCAAAACCATATTCTGGAATCAGGGAAAAGAATCGACCTTCTAGGTCCTTATCTGGTTCTGTCCAAAAGTCTCCTAGGGCATGTTTTAGATCCCCAGTGCTCATATTTGGGCGCAGTGAGCTTAAGTCTTCAAAGTTGACTGTTCTCAT
Coding sequences within it:
- a CDS encoding CapA family protein encodes the protein MKTLAFIFVVLGFSTSALAFEFKDACAKSDDTLIIGGVGDLLIHKYIHMAAQKQRSHYSYLWQNIGEHVRGMDIMYANLETPLARGVARDLTQRKDPGVYWDEKEYIYSGYPAFNTHPVLAQNLKAGGFDVVSTANNHAADRGLIGIDATIDALEEAGLPYTGTRRKGSRDSYITIVNKKGWKVAFIACTYGVNGGAKTASQVLHCYSQRDLLFSEIAVAKRHADAVVVTPHWGNEDSFQPTRDQINLGAQIAEAGADVIIGTHAHRIQPMEKYNTRDGREVPIYYGTGNFVSSQPGVNKIGLMAVVGLSKRGNKVWVNGARYLPLYMTASYLSVDFLDRLKGRNDSWKTVNQVMRNSEALMGSSERLTARPQCH
- a CDS encoding rhodanese-like domain-containing protein produces the protein MFITNDTLGIQEISCQTLFETKDTQDFILIDVRQPDEFTGELGHIENSKLITLGPELEEELGRLDQTQSYIFICRSGARSAHATGYAQTLGFNKVYNMLGGMIEWNRLGYPVQY